The following proteins are co-located in the Trichormus variabilis 0441 genome:
- a CDS encoding iron uptake porin encodes MSNLLWKSLVVSPAVLGATLLVSSAAIAATNATTELSVTETVVPTELAQQPEIVAQAAPTTEDTKVIDQVNRYSSEGKGNAQSQVTSVSQFSDVQPTDWAFQALQSLVERYGCIAGYPNGTYRGNRALTRYEFAAGLNACLDRVNELIATATADLVTKQDLATLQRLQEEFSAELATLRGRVDALEARTAELEANQFSTTTKLVGEAIFAVTDAFGENTGDANNTVFQNRVRLGLQTSFTGRDVLTTRLAAGNATGFDFRDNNNNFIDAGGQGLQTFQVGSTGNNSVEIDRLTYEAPVGPAQVYLAASGGRHSHYAAVNNPYFFDKTDGGNGALSTFSSENPIYRIGGGAGIAFNVPFGQGGSILRPSSFTVGYLASDANNPGPNTGLFNGDYAALGQLNFSVGDRLALAATYVHGYSGAGGVLFNSGDTGAIVGTSLANNNSFLNASSSNSYGLSAAFRPSDKLSVSGFVSYSDVTGFGANDDREVWSYGIGVALPDFGKRGNVLGIFAGAQPYARGVQAGANEVPYQVEGFYKYRVSDNISITPGVIWLTNPGQNSNADDAIIGTLRTTFTF; translated from the coding sequence ATGTCTAATCTATTGTGGAAATCCCTAGTGGTTAGCCCTGCTGTTTTAGGCGCAACACTATTAGTGTCGTCAGCAGCGATCGCAGCTACAAATGCAACTACAGAATTATCAGTAACCGAAACAGTAGTACCTACTGAACTAGCTCAACAACCAGAAATTGTGGCTCAAGCAGCCCCAACAACTGAAGATACAAAGGTTATCGACCAAGTTAACCGCTACAGCAGCGAAGGTAAAGGTAACGCTCAAAGCCAAGTCACCTCGGTTTCTCAGTTCTCTGACGTACAGCCAACCGATTGGGCATTCCAAGCATTACAGTCTTTGGTTGAGCGCTACGGTTGTATTGCTGGTTATCCCAACGGTACCTATCGTGGAAACCGTGCTTTAACCCGCTATGAATTTGCGGCTGGTTTAAACGCTTGTTTGGATCGTGTCAATGAACTGATTGCTACAGCAACAGCAGACCTAGTAACCAAGCAAGATTTAGCTACCTTACAACGCTTACAAGAAGAATTTTCTGCGGAATTGGCAACCCTGCGCGGTCGTGTAGATGCTCTAGAAGCACGGACTGCGGAATTGGAAGCTAACCAGTTCTCTACAACTACAAAACTAGTCGGTGAAGCTATCTTCGCCGTTACCGATGCTTTCGGTGAAAACACTGGCGACGCTAACAACACTGTTTTCCAAAACAGAGTTCGTCTAGGCTTGCAAACCAGCTTCACAGGTAGAGACGTTTTAACCACCCGTTTAGCGGCTGGTAATGCAACTGGCTTTGATTTTAGAGATAACAATAACAATTTTATTGATGCTGGTGGTCAAGGACTACAAACTTTCCAAGTTGGTAGTACTGGCAACAATAGTGTAGAAATAGACCGATTGACCTATGAAGCACCCGTTGGCCCAGCTCAAGTTTACCTTGCCGCTAGTGGTGGACGACACAGCCATTATGCAGCCGTAAACAACCCTTATTTCTTTGACAAGACTGATGGCGGTAACGGCGCTTTATCTACATTTTCCTCGGAAAATCCCATCTACCGCATTGGTGGTGGTGCAGGTATCGCCTTCAACGTGCCTTTTGGTCAAGGTGGTAGCATCTTAAGACCTAGCTCCTTTACCGTAGGTTATTTGGCTTCGGATGCTAATAACCCTGGCCCTAATACTGGTCTATTCAACGGCGATTACGCTGCTTTAGGTCAGTTGAACTTTAGTGTAGGCGATCGCTTGGCGTTAGCTGCTACTTATGTTCATGGTTATAGTGGTGCCGGTGGCGTACTGTTCAACTCTGGAGATACTGGTGCTATCGTAGGTACTTCACTAGCCAACAATAATAGTTTCCTGAATGCTTCTTCCAGCAACTCCTACGGTTTGTCTGCGGCATTCAGACCTAGCGATAAACTATCAGTTAGCGGCTTTGTATCTTACAGCGATGTCACAGGCTTCGGTGCCAACGATGACAGAGAAGTTTGGAGCTACGGTATCGGTGTAGCATTACCTGACTTTGGTAAGAGAGGTAACGTCCTGGGTATCTTCGCAGGCGCTCAACCTTACGCACGCGGTGTCCAAGCTGGTGCTAACGAAGTTCCTTACCAAGTTGAAGGTTTCTACAAATATCGCGTATCTGACAACATCTCCATCACCCCTGGTGTAATCTGGTTGACTAACCCTGGTCAGAACAGCAATGCAGATGATGCGATCATCGGTACTCTGAGAACAACCTTCACTTTCTAA
- a CDS encoding 4a-hydroxytetrahydrobiopterin dehydratase: protein MAQLLGDAEIQSQASKLSGWTLEGSKLQTTRKFKDFIEAIAFVNKLVEPAESAGHHPDIEISYNKVKVTLTTHDAGGLTQKDFDVAATISQIN, encoded by the coding sequence ATGGCGCAATTACTAGGCGATGCAGAAATTCAGTCACAAGCTAGCAAACTATCTGGGTGGACGTTAGAGGGTTCTAAGTTGCAGACTACCCGCAAGTTCAAAGATTTTATTGAGGCGATCGCATTTGTCAATAAGTTGGTAGAACCTGCGGAGTCAGCTGGACATCATCCAGATATAGAAATCTCCTACAACAAAGTCAAAGTTACACTAACAACCCATGATGCAGGTGGTTTGACACAAAAAGACTTTGATGTAGCAGCAACGATCTCCCAAATCAACTAA